The Bacteroidetes bacterium SB0662_bin_6 genome has a segment encoding these proteins:
- a CDS encoding elongation factor Ts, with protein sequence MTITAADVKKLRELTGVGMMDCKKALQEANGNLEAAVDILRKKGQKVAEKRAAREANEGLVVAAISDNGKKGALLELNCETDFVARNEEFRQLAEAIARIVLEKAPQNTDALQGVEFAEGRSVEQTLVEATGKIGEKIVARRFALLESEDGQIVAYIHPGSRLGVLVDMYGNGQVEDAGTDVAMQVAAMNPVAATKEDVPESIKEKELEIARESARNEGKPEHIIDRIANGKLERYYKDHVLVEQPFVKDSSMSVKAMLKTAEAGVHRFVRFALGE encoded by the coding sequence AGCACTCCAGGAAGCGAACGGCAATCTGGAAGCCGCCGTGGATATTCTGCGCAAAAAAGGGCAGAAGGTGGCAGAGAAACGAGCCGCTCGAGAAGCCAATGAGGGGCTCGTGGTGGCTGCAATTTCCGACAACGGAAAAAAAGGGGCGCTCCTCGAACTCAATTGTGAAACCGACTTCGTAGCAAGGAACGAGGAGTTCAGACAGCTGGCCGAAGCCATTGCCCGGATCGTACTGGAAAAAGCACCGCAAAACACCGATGCATTGCAGGGCGTCGAGTTCGCGGAGGGCCGATCTGTGGAACAGACCCTGGTGGAAGCCACGGGAAAAATCGGCGAAAAGATTGTCGCGCGCCGGTTCGCCCTGCTTGAAAGCGAGGATGGGCAAATCGTCGCCTATATTCATCCGGGCTCCCGTCTCGGGGTCCTTGTGGACATGTACGGCAACGGTCAAGTGGAAGATGCCGGAACCGATGTGGCCATGCAGGTGGCCGCCATGAACCCCGTTGCCGCTACCAAGGAAGATGTCCCCGAGAGCATCAAGGAGAAAGAACTTGAGATTGCGCGGGAATCCGCCCGGAACGAAGGCAAACCGGAGCACATTATTGACCGAATCGCCAACGGTAAGCTGGAACGGTACTACAAGGATCACGTGCTGGTCGAACAACCTTTCGTCAAGGATTCCTCAATGAGTGTAAAGGCTATGCTGAAAACGGCGGAGGCTGGCGTACACCGGTTCGTTCGTTTCGCACTGGGAGAATAA